The Clostridium sporogenes genome contains a region encoding:
- a CDS encoding ECF transporter S component, translating into MKTKRLVIIGLFIALSFVGANIKIMGSIAFDSMPAFLGTLVLGPVIGAIIGAVAHFLSALTSGFPLSLPVHIIVMVDMAVTMLLFGIVYNKLKHKNSILAAVAATIVAVIINGPVSVFAIIPIAGKGVLAILPILSLAALANVIIAIIIYRFIPEKYFERNK; encoded by the coding sequence ATGAAAACTAAAAGATTAGTTATTATAGGATTATTTATAGCTTTAAGTTTTGTAGGTGCAAATATAAAAATAATGGGAAGTATAGCCTTTGATTCTATGCCAGCATTTTTAGGAACTTTAGTACTAGGTCCGGTTATAGGAGCCATTATAGGGGCAGTGGCTCACTTTTTAAGTGCTTTAACTAGTGGATTTCCTTTAAGTTTACCAGTACATATTATAGTTATGGTAGATATGGCAGTTACTATGTTATTATTTGGAATAGTTTATAATAAATTAAAACACAAGAATAGTATTTTAGCAGCAGTAGCTGCAACAATAGTAGCAGTTATTATAAATGGACCAGTATCAGTATTTGCTATAATTCCCATAGCAGGAAAAGGAGTACTAGCTATATTACCAATACTTTCTTTAGCAGCTTTAGCAAATGTAATAATAGCTATCATAATATATAGATTTATACCTGAAAAATATTTTGAGAGAAATAAATAA
- the cobO gene encoding cob(I)yrinic acid a,c-diamide adenosyltransferase, which yields MKEEKGYIQVYTGNGKGKTTAALGISLRAVCCGKRVFFGQFTKGMKYSELKAPTILPNFTMEQFGLDKFIFGNPEEEDIKLAKEGLKKMEKILTSGDYDLVVMDEVNIALYYGLFTVEEVIDVLDKRNPKVEVILTGRYAKEEIIEKADLVTEMKEIKHYYEKGVPARVGIES from the coding sequence ATGAAAGAAGAAAAAGGATATATACAAGTTTATACAGGAAATGGTAAGGGAAAAACTACAGCAGCTTTAGGAATTTCTTTAAGGGCCGTTTGTTGTGGAAAAAGAGTTTTTTTCGGACAATTTACAAAGGGAATGAAATATAGCGAATTAAAAGCTCCAACCATATTACCTAATTTTACTATGGAGCAGTTTGGACTGGATAAATTTATATTTGGAAATCCAGAAGAGGAAGATATAAAGTTAGCAAAAGAAGGACTAAAAAAGATGGAAAAAATATTAACTTCTGGTGATTATGATTTAGTTGTTATGGATGAAGTTAACATAGCTTTATATTATGGATTATTTACAGTAGAAGAAGTAATAGATGTATTAGATAAAAGAAATCCAAAGGTAGAGGTTATATTAACGGGAAGATATGCCAAAGAAGAAATAATAGAAAAAGCAGATTTGGTAACAGAAATGAAAGAAATAAAACATTACTATGAAAAAGGTGTACCTGCAAGAGTAGGGATAGAAAGTTAG
- a CDS encoding Crp/Fnr family transcriptional regulator, with product MNSSIKYKLKDLEIFSSVKNDELDMLTNKSRVINLKKGEILFYERDSVNNVYIVLEGKVTLYRTSENGQKRVIFIIDKGKFINEIILDKKPASICCEGFENSKVLSIKRNDLLYIMDGNFQFTQEVMFSMTNKIRRMYRQLKNTVPLKVEKRVAAKLWKLAKDYGEYEKNGEVIKLNITVTYLSEMLGSSRETISRALKELKNKELIYYEGKKIIIKDRNKLSEFFKGM from the coding sequence ATGAATAGTTCAATAAAATATAAATTAAAAGATTTAGAGATATTTTCTAGTGTTAAAAATGATGAATTAGATATGTTAACAAATAAATCTAGAGTAATAAATTTAAAAAAAGGAGAAATTTTATTTTATGAAAGAGATTCCGTAAATAATGTATATATAGTATTAGAAGGAAAAGTTACTTTATATAGAACTTCAGAAAATGGTCAAAAAAGAGTAATATTTATAATAGATAAGGGTAAATTTATAAATGAAATTATACTAGATAAAAAACCAGCATCTATATGTTGTGAAGGTTTTGAAAATAGTAAAGTTTTATCAATTAAAAGAAATGATTTATTATATATAATGGATGGAAACTTTCAATTTACTCAAGAAGTGATGTTTTCAATGACTAATAAAATAAGAAGGATGTATAGACAACTAAAAAATACAGTACCTCTTAAAGTAGAAAAAAGAGTGGCAGCTAAGCTTTGGAAATTGGCTAAGGATTATGGTGAGTATGAAAAAAATGGAGAAGTCATAAAACTAAATATAACAGTTACTTATCTTTCAGAAATGTTAGGAAGTTCAAGGGAAACTATATCTAGGGCATTAAAAGAGTTAAAAAACAAAGAACTTATATATTATGAGGGTAAAAAAATAATAATTAAAGATAGGAATAAATTGTCAGAATTTTTTAAAGGTATGTGA
- the asrA gene encoding anaerobic sulfite reductase subunit AsrA produces the protein MGFKIRKENFNNALKNLRKDFKVYAPSTLERKGTFSDTDSIRYKEISSVEEINFKEKSNFSFKEVVLPITETLFYFTEDNWIEPKTDKESILIFLRSCDLHGLKRIDQIYLKNGEEDPYYKAIRERVKFVIMGCNESFENCFCVSMKTNKSENYNLGINIDEENVYVDIKDNSLEKYFNQVEIEEKLEVEPKYVKENKVKVNISDKINLAKVVNLDFWNEYSERCIACGRCNFVCPTCTCFTMQDIFYKDNAKSGERRRVWASCQIDGYTNMAGGHGFRIDKGQRMRFKVMHKVNDYQKRFGYHMCVGCGRCDDVCPEYISFSNCVNKLSNLVEGVNSNDCK, from the coding sequence ATGGGTTTTAAGATTAGAAAAGAAAATTTTAATAATGCTTTAAAAAATTTAAGAAAAGATTTTAAAGTTTATGCACCCAGCACATTAGAACGAAAGGGAACATTTTCAGATACAGATTCTATAAGATATAAAGAAATCTCATCTGTGGAAGAAATAAATTTTAAAGAAAAATCTAATTTTTCATTTAAAGAAGTTGTATTACCAATAACTGAAACATTATTTTATTTTACAGAAGACAATTGGATAGAGCCAAAAACAGATAAAGAAAGTATACTTATATTTTTAAGAAGTTGTGATTTACACGGATTAAAACGTATAGATCAAATATATTTAAAAAATGGTGAAGAAGATCCTTATTATAAAGCTATAAGAGAAAGAGTTAAATTTGTTATTATGGGATGCAATGAAAGCTTTGAAAATTGTTTTTGTGTGTCTATGAAAACTAATAAATCAGAAAATTATAATCTAGGAATAAATATAGATGAAGAAAATGTATATGTAGATATAAAGGATAATTCTTTAGAAAAATATTTTAACCAAGTAGAAATAGAAGAAAAACTTGAAGTAGAACCAAAGTATGTTAAAGAAAATAAAGTTAAAGTAAATATATCAGATAAAATAAATTTAGCCAAAGTAGTGAACTTAGACTTCTGGAATGAATATTCTGAGAGATGTATAGCTTGTGGAAGATGTAATTTTGTATGTCCAACCTGTACTTGTTTTACTATGCAGGATATATTCTACAAAGATAATGCTAAATCAGGAGAGAGAAGAAGAGTATGGGCTTCTTGTCAGATAGATGGATACACCAATATGGCTGGAGGCCATGGATTTAGAATAGATAAAGGACAGAGAATGAGATTTAAAGTTATGCACAAGGTAAATGACTACCAAAAGAGATTTGGATATCATATGTGTGTAGGATGCGGGAGATGTGATGATGTCTGTCCAGAATATATATCTTTCTCAAATTG
- a CDS encoding sirohydrochlorin cobaltochelatase: protein MDKNKRAILVVSFGTSYEESLKDCIESTENFIKESFKDYDIKRAFTSYMIMNKILKRDNIKINNPMEALEELKQEGYEEVIVQPLHIMFGEEYEKIEQAVSAFKDKFNVLKLGKPLLFKNEDYKIATEALKTQLPKLNKEEAIILMGHGTEHPANAAYFQFDYYLREHINPNMYLCSVESDPSIESVIPKLKKSGVKNVLLMPFMLVAGDHANNDMAGEDEESWKNILEKEGFKVDLYLKGLGANREFQKIYIDHIKEEI from the coding sequence ATGGATAAGAACAAAAGAGCTATATTAGTGGTGAGTTTTGGCACCAGTTATGAAGAATCATTAAAGGACTGTATAGAAAGCACAGAAAATTTTATAAAAGAAAGTTTTAAAGATTATGATATAAAAAGAGCTTTTACTTCTTATATGATAATGAATAAAATATTAAAAAGAGATAATATAAAAATAAATAACCCTATGGAAGCATTAGAAGAGCTTAAACAAGAAGGCTACGAAGAAGTTATAGTTCAACCTCTTCATATAATGTTTGGAGAAGAATATGAAAAAATAGAACAGGCGGTGTCAGCTTTTAAGGATAAATTTAATGTTTTAAAATTAGGAAAGCCTTTATTATTTAAAAATGAAGATTATAAAATAGCCACAGAAGCTTTAAAAACTCAACTTCCTAAATTAAATAAAGAAGAAGCTATAATACTTATGGGACATGGAACAGAGCATCCAGCAAATGCTGCTTATTTCCAATTTGATTATTATTTAAGAGAACATATAAATCCTAATATGTACCTCTGTAGTGTAGAAAGTGATCCTTCTATAGAGTCAGTAATACCTAAATTAAAGAAATCTGGAGTAAAAAATGTTTTACTAATGCCTTTTATGTTAGTAGCAGGAGATCATGCCAACAATGATATGGCAGGAGAAGATGAAGAATCTTGGAAAAACATTTTGGAAAAGGAAGGCTTTAAAGTTGATTTATATTTAAAGGGACTAGGAGCAAATAGAGAATTTCAAAAAATATATATAGATCATATAAAAGAAGAAATCTAA
- a CDS encoding cobalt-precorrin-6A reductase, which produces MIALILGTSEGREILSLLNKFTDNILISTATAYGGEILKNYKYKKLNTKPLNKKELSNMLKKNQVNILIDASHPYALEVTKNAREVSKDLNIEYVRYERPSSAEEFKGNKKVVFLEDYKDLNEALKNIKGNILNTSGSRNMDKILDLKLENRIIHRVLPSVKVLEDCFNLGVKVEDLMAIKGPISKELNKAFIKDYDAKALILKDSGPQGGTKEKILACLECDIYALVIRRKKINYEKEFNNIENLVEYISLILN; this is translated from the coding sequence ATGATAGCTTTAATATTAGGTACTTCAGAAGGAAGAGAAATACTTTCTTTACTAAATAAGTTTACAGACAACATATTAATATCTACAGCTACAGCTTATGGTGGAGAAATTTTAAAAAACTATAAATACAAAAAATTAAATACAAAACCTTTAAATAAAAAAGAACTTTCAAATATGCTAAAGAAAAACCAGGTAAATATATTAATTGATGCCTCTCATCCCTATGCTTTAGAAGTAACTAAAAATGCTAGAGAAGTATCAAAAGATTTAAATATAGAATATGTAAGGTATGAAAGACCATCCTCAGCAGAGGAATTTAAGGGAAATAAAAAAGTAGTATTTCTAGAGGATTATAAAGATTTAAATGAGGCTTTAAAAAATATAAAAGGTAATATATTAAATACCTCTGGTAGTAGAAATATGGATAAAATTTTAGATTTAAAACTAGAAAATAGGATAATACATAGAGTGCTTCCATCTGTAAAAGTTTTAGAAGATTGCTTTAATTTAGGGGTAAAAGTAGAGGATCTTATGGCTATAAAGGGACCTATAAGTAAAGAATTAAATAAAGCATTTATAAAGGATTATGATGCAAAGGCATTGATATTAAAAGATAGTGGACCTCAAGGTGGCACAAAGGAGAAAATATTAGCCTGCCTGGAATGTGATATATATGCTTTGGTAATAAGAAGAAAGAAGATAAATTATGAAAAAGAATTTAACAATATAGAAAATTTAGTTGAATACATAAGTTTAATTCTCAATTAA
- a CDS encoding kinase has translation MEVTAKYPGSFGEILQGNLGEKPVLVSSPINLYTYVRLFESKKEKNFYRNSKANKFIKNILTDWAYRDYINTIHIEINSRIPRGKGLASSTADLCATYKCLTKLFEKNYSIEELQKHCLAIEPTDSIIFNEFTLFDYKKGSFKEKLGPYIKFHILVFEGNRIINTLDFNNKNLKKMNSIEDLIPDLKESIEKRNIKNISQISEESIKRNFNRLTYDYFNIVEEYKNKTGGLGIIGCHSGDALGIVYDNKEDLSKAEKNITYTGNLKKYTLETVLNVRDM, from the coding sequence ATGGAAGTTACAGCCAAATATCCAGGAAGTTTTGGAGAAATACTTCAAGGAAATCTAGGGGAAAAGCCTGTGTTGGTTTCTTCCCCTATAAATTTATATACATACGTTAGATTATTTGAAAGTAAAAAAGAAAAAAATTTTTATAGAAATAGTAAAGCAAATAAATTTATAAAGAATATACTTACAGATTGGGCATATAGAGATTACATAAATACTATTCATATAGAAATAAATAGTAGAATTCCAAGAGGAAAAGGTTTAGCCAGTAGCACAGCAGATCTATGTGCTACTTATAAATGTTTAACCAAATTATTTGAAAAAAATTATTCTATAGAAGAATTGCAAAAACATTGTTTAGCCATAGAACCTACAGACAGTATAATATTTAATGAATTTACATTGTTTGATTATAAAAAGGGAAGCTTTAAAGAAAAATTAGGGCCCTATATAAAATTTCATATATTAGTTTTTGAGGGAAATAGAATAATAAATACTTTAGATTTTAATAATAAAAATTTAAAAAAGATGAATTCAATAGAAGATTTAATACCGGATTTAAAAGAGAGTATAGAAAAAAGAAATATTAAAAATATATCACAAATCTCAGAGGAAAGTATAAAAAGAAATTTTAATAGACTGACTTATGATTATTTTAATATAGTAGAAGAATATAAAAATAAAACTGGAGGATTGGGCATAATAGGATGCCATAGTGGTGATGCTTTAGGCATTGTGTATGATAATAAAGAAGATTTATCAAAAGCAGAAAAAAATATTACATATACAGGTAATTTAAAAAAGTATACTTTAGAAACAGTATTAAATGTTAGAGATATGTGA
- the cobJ gene encoding precorrin-3B C(17)-methyltransferase: MGKLYVVGIGPGSLEHITVKAKKVLEESDTIVGYSKYIDYVKPLIEGKEVHTTGMKKEEERCQRALDLSKDKVVSVISTGDAGIYGMAGLILEMNNDKNLEIEIVPGVTASTSAASIIGAPLMHDNCNISLSDLMTPYELIKKRVKLAAEGDFVISLYNPKSKGRPYYLKECIDIIKEYRSKDTPIAVVKNALREGEEIRLYTLENFTDDFADMLSTVIIGNSSSFIKEGKFITRRGYKVHKD; this comes from the coding sequence ATGGGAAAACTTTATGTAGTTGGTATAGGACCTGGAAGTTTAGAACATATAACGGTAAAAGCTAAAAAGGTATTAGAAGAAAGTGATACAATAGTAGGTTATTCAAAATACATAGATTATGTAAAACCTCTTATAGAAGGAAAAGAAGTACATACTACAGGAATGAAAAAAGAAGAAGAAAGATGCCAAAGAGCATTAGATTTAAGTAAAGATAAGGTTGTTTCAGTAATAAGTACAGGTGATGCTGGAATATATGGCATGGCAGGGCTTATATTAGAAATGAACAATGATAAGAATTTAGAAATTGAAATAGTTCCAGGGGTAACAGCCTCCACCTCAGCAGCTTCAATAATAGGGGCACCACTTATGCATGATAACTGTAACATAAGTTTAAGTGATTTAATGACACCGTATGAACTTATAAAAAAGAGAGTTAAATTAGCAGCAGAAGGAGATTTTGTTATATCCTTATACAATCCTAAAAGTAAAGGAAGGCCTTATTATTTAAAGGAATGTATAGACATAATAAAAGAATATAGAAGTAAGGATACTCCTATTGCAGTGGTAAAAAATGCCCTAAGAGAGGGTGAAGAAATACGTCTGTATACTTTAGAAAATTTCACAGATGATTTTGCAGATATGTTATCTACAGTAATAATAGGTAACAGTAGCAGTTTTATAAAAGAAGGTAAGTTTATAACTAGAAGGGGTTATAAAGTACATAAAGATTAA
- a CDS encoding PF20097 family protein: MNCSYCNNEMTKGAIEGSGIAPLRWVEDTENKTM, translated from the coding sequence ATGAATTGTTCATATTGTAATAATGAAATGACTAAAGGTGCAATTGAAGGTAGTGGAATTGCGCCCTTAAGATGGGTTGAAGATACAGAAAATAAGACTATGTAA
- a CDS encoding formate/nitrite transporter family protein, producing the protein MYSQEINKISNVAESKRDLLRNNKAGYLVSSALAGIYVGIGIILIFTLGGNLASVNSPYVKLIMGLSFGIALSLVIIAGSELFTGNNMVMTIGTLNKKTTWKDTLIIWGFSFVGNLIGSMLLALIFVNAGLAKGAVGKFILKTAEIKMTLPPMELFLRGLLCNILVCLAVWCSLKMKEEAGKLIMIFWCLFAFISSGFEHSVANMTLLSIALFIPHGLGVSITGLAYNLIFVSLGNIIGGALFVGAAYYKISKK; encoded by the coding sequence ATGTATAGTCAAGAAATTAACAAAATTAGTAATGTGGCAGAAAGCAAAAGGGACTTATTAAGAAATAATAAAGCAGGCTATTTAGTATCTTCTGCTCTTGCAGGGATATACGTTGGCATAGGTATTATACTCATATTTACATTAGGTGGAAATTTAGCATCTGTTAATTCCCCTTATGTAAAGCTTATTATGGGGTTATCCTTTGGCATAGCCTTAAGTCTTGTTATTATTGCGGGATCAGAACTTTTTACAGGAAATAATATGGTTATGACTATAGGAACATTAAATAAGAAAACTACATGGAAAGATACCTTAATCATATGGGGATTCAGCTTTGTAGGAAATTTAATAGGATCAATGCTTTTAGCTTTAATATTTGTTAATGCAGGATTAGCCAAAGGAGCTGTAGGTAAATTTATCTTAAAAACAGCAGAAATAAAGATGACGCTACCACCTATGGAATTATTTTTAAGAGGTTTGTTATGTAATATTTTAGTTTGTTTAGCTGTATGGTGTAGTTTAAAAATGAAAGAAGAGGCAGGAAAACTCATAATGATATTTTGGTGCTTATTTGCCTTTATATCATCAGGTTTTGAGCATAGTGTAGCAAATATGACATTACTTTCTATAGCTCTATTTATACCACATGGATTAGGAGTATCCATAACTGGATTAGCGTACAATTTAATTTTTGTTTCTTTAGGAAATATTATAGGCGGAGCATTATTTGTAGGAGCAGCTTATTATAAAATATCAAAAAAATAG